A region of Selenomonadales bacterium 4137-cl DNA encodes the following proteins:
- a CDS encoding AzlC family ABC transporter permease, with protein sequence MNTTAIAGFRRGVLDTLPILIGVMPFGVAFGIVGLTVGLTPLETVLMSLLVFAGAAQFISATMLGMGMADFSLIVFTTLLINLRHLLMGASLAPHLARLPLARQALLAFGMVDETYAITIDRVARHGYSESHQLGANTAAYLAWFLSTLAGVLLGEYIPDPLAWGLDFAMPATFLAMLIPRLDSRTSLAVCLAAAVVAVAAALSLPGKWYIILAALAATIVGGLLEPSPEKEAKA encoded by the coding sequence ATGAACACAACCGCCATCGCCGGTTTCCGCCGCGGCGTCCTCGACACCCTCCCCATCCTCATCGGCGTAATGCCCTTCGGCGTCGCCTTCGGCATCGTCGGCCTCACCGTCGGCCTAACCCCCCTGGAAACCGTCCTCATGTCCCTCCTCGTCTTCGCCGGCGCCGCCCAATTCATCAGCGCAACCATGCTCGGCATGGGGATGGCCGATTTCAGCCTCATCGTCTTCACCACCCTGCTCATCAACCTCCGTCATCTCCTCATGGGAGCCTCGCTTGCCCCCCACCTCGCCCGCCTGCCCCTCGCCCGCCAGGCCCTCCTTGCCTTCGGCATGGTCGACGAAACCTACGCCATCACCATCGACCGCGTCGCCAGGCACGGCTATAGCGAGAGCCACCAGCTCGGCGCCAACACCGCCGCCTACCTTGCCTGGTTCCTCTCCACCCTCGCCGGCGTCCTCCTCGGCGAATACATCCCCGACCCGCTCGCCTGGGGTCTCGACTTCGCCATGCCCGCCACCTTCCTCGCCATGCTTATACCCCGCCTGGACTCCCGCACCAGCCTCGCCGTCTGCCTCGCCGCCGCCGTCGTAGCCGTCGCCGCCGCCCTCAGCCTGCCCGGCAAATGGTACATAATCCTCGCCGCCCTCGCCGCCACCATCGTCGGCGGCCTCCTCGAACCCTCCCCGGAAAAGGAGGCGAAAGCATGA
- a CDS encoding PLP-dependent aminotransferase family protein, giving the protein MDISIDLTTASAGPEPMYEQIAARIAAQIKSQALPPGSKLPPERQLAERCGVSRTTAINAYRRLEELGLVRTRVGSGTYVAEGSGEAAVLPMPWHQLLVPAWQSPVSGIIRDLVAMDAAAGVSMATGMPDPGLYPWAAFQGLLGQGSLAMKDLGHIATEGYGPLREALAARHTAAGVPAKAENVAVVAGAQQGLYLLAKVFLNPGDYVIVEAPTYMGALQIFQSAGARLLTLPAPGPLQLDLLEDYLIRYRPKLLYVLPTYQNPTGRVMTQPERQALLTLAARHRLAVIEDDPYSDLFYDREPPPPLKALDQHGGVIYLRTFSKTVFPGLRVGWVVAPEAVIHRLALEKQYVDLHSNNLAQWLLYKFVASGGLDRHLTAVRREYRQRRDAMAQALRRFAGGRLSYAVPDGGFYFWCRLTAPGLTTRALLTEAGRQGVSFVPGDAFYPGTEGEREFRVCFATNGAAELQEGVKRLTRAAAQAEKGSVQAPRAPAAPLPPII; this is encoded by the coding sequence ATGGATATATCCATTGATTTGACGACCGCGAGCGCCGGGCCGGAGCCGATGTATGAGCAGATCGCCGCCCGGATAGCCGCCCAGATCAAGAGCCAGGCGCTGCCGCCGGGATCGAAGCTGCCGCCGGAGCGCCAGTTGGCGGAACGGTGCGGGGTGAGCCGGACGACGGCGATCAATGCGTACCGCCGCCTGGAGGAGCTGGGGCTGGTGCGGACGCGGGTGGGCAGCGGCACGTACGTGGCGGAGGGCTCGGGCGAGGCGGCGGTGCTGCCTATGCCGTGGCATCAGCTGCTGGTGCCGGCGTGGCAGAGCCCGGTGTCGGGCATTATCCGCGATCTGGTGGCGATGGATGCGGCGGCCGGGGTGTCGATGGCGACCGGCATGCCCGACCCCGGCCTTTATCCGTGGGCGGCTTTTCAGGGCCTGCTGGGACAGGGAAGCCTGGCGATGAAAGATCTCGGCCATATCGCGACCGAGGGCTACGGGCCGCTGCGGGAGGCGCTGGCCGCGCGCCACACGGCGGCGGGGGTGCCGGCGAAGGCGGAGAACGTGGCGGTGGTGGCGGGGGCTCAGCAGGGGCTTTACCTGCTGGCGAAGGTGTTTTTGAATCCGGGGGATTATGTGATCGTGGAGGCGCCAACTTATATGGGGGCGCTGCAGATTTTCCAGTCGGCGGGGGCCAGGCTGCTGACGCTGCCGGCGCCGGGCCCGCTGCAGCTCGATCTGCTGGAGGATTACCTCATCCGCTACCGGCCGAAGCTGCTGTATGTGCTGCCTACATATCAGAACCCCACCGGCCGGGTGATGACGCAGCCGGAGCGGCAGGCGCTGCTGACGCTGGCGGCCCGCCACCGCCTGGCGGTGATCGAGGACGATCCGTACAGCGATCTTTTCTACGACCGGGAGCCGCCGCCGCCGCTGAAGGCGCTCGACCAACACGGCGGGGTGATTTACCTGCGCACTTTTTCGAAGACGGTTTTCCCGGGGCTGCGCGTGGGCTGGGTGGTGGCCCCGGAGGCGGTGATCCACCGCCTGGCGCTGGAAAAGCAGTACGTTGACCTGCACAGCAACAATCTCGCGCAATGGCTGCTGTACAAGTTTGTCGCGTCGGGGGGGCTGGACAGGCATCTGACGGCGGTCCGGCGGGAGTACCGCCAGCGGCGGGATGCGATGGCCCAGGCGCTCAGGCGGTTCGCCGGCGGACGGCTGAGCTACGCGGTGCCGGACGGGGGCTTTTATTTCTGGTGCCGGCTGACCGCTCCAGGGCTGACGACCAGGGCGCTGCTGACGGAGGCGGGCCGCCAGGGGGTGAGTTTCGTGCCGGGAGACGCTTTTTATCCGGGAACGGAAGGAGAACGGGAGTTTCGCGTGTGTTTCGCGACCAACGGGGCCGCGGAGCTGCAGGAGGGCGTCAAGCGGCTGACGCGGGCCGCGGCCCAGGCGGAGAAGGGGAGCGTGCAGGCGCCGCGTGCGCCTGCCGCGCCCCTGCCGCCGATAATCTGA
- the serC gene encoding 3-phosphoserine/phosphohydroxythreonine transaminase, with protein sequence MNRAYNFNAGPSALPLPVLQKAQAELVDFRGTGMSIMEMSHRGKDYEAVHNEAVSLLRELMAIPADYDILFLQGGASLQFAMVPMNFLPSGRKAGYILTGSWAEKAYAEAKQFGEVFEAAGTKSENYRRVPAAGDLSYAPDSAYIHLTSNNTIFGTEWHAFPDTGAVPLIADMSSDILARPVEVSKFALIYAGAQKNLGPAGVTVAIVRRGLLEQANAGVPTMLRYATHAKDNSLYNTPPTFGIYLVGLVLAWIKEQGGVDAIHKRNKDKAGLIYDAIDKSGGFYRGHAQQDSRSLMNITFRLGSEDLEKKFLDEAKKAGFVGLAGHRSVGGCRASAYNAVPVEACRALAQFMIDFQKSNG encoded by the coding sequence ATGAACCGAGCCTATAACTTCAACGCCGGCCCGTCGGCCCTGCCCCTGCCGGTACTCCAGAAGGCCCAGGCCGAACTGGTCGACTTCCGTGGCACCGGCATGTCCATAATGGAAATGAGCCATCGCGGCAAAGACTACGAAGCCGTCCACAACGAGGCCGTCAGCCTCCTAAGAGAACTCATGGCCATCCCCGCCGACTACGACATCCTCTTCCTGCAGGGCGGCGCCAGCCTCCAGTTCGCCATGGTGCCGATGAACTTCCTCCCGTCCGGCCGCAAAGCCGGCTACATCCTCACCGGCTCCTGGGCCGAGAAAGCCTATGCCGAAGCCAAGCAGTTCGGCGAAGTCTTCGAAGCCGCCGGCACCAAAAGCGAAAACTACCGCCGCGTCCCCGCCGCCGGCGACCTCAGCTACGCTCCCGACAGCGCATACATCCACCTCACCTCAAACAACACCATCTTCGGCACCGAGTGGCACGCCTTCCCCGACACCGGCGCCGTGCCCCTCATCGCCGACATGTCCAGCGACATCCTCGCCCGGCCGGTCGAGGTCAGCAAATTCGCCCTCATCTACGCCGGCGCTCAGAAAAACCTCGGCCCGGCCGGCGTCACCGTCGCCATCGTCCGCCGCGGCCTTCTCGAACAGGCCAACGCCGGCGTTCCCACCATGCTCCGCTACGCCACCCACGCCAAGGACAACTCCCTCTACAACACCCCGCCCACCTTCGGCATCTACCTCGTCGGCCTCGTCCTCGCCTGGATCAAGGAACAGGGCGGCGTCGACGCCATCCACAAACGCAACAAAGACAAAGCCGGCCTCATCTACGACGCCATCGACAAGAGCGGCGGCTTCTACCGCGGCCACGCCCAGCAGGACAGCCGCTCACTCATGAACATCACCTTCCGCCTCGGCAGCGAGGACCTTGAGAAAAAATTCCTCGACGAAGCCAAAAAAGCGGGCTTCGTCGGCCTCGCCGGCCACCGCTCGGTCGGCGGCTGCCGCGCCTCGGCCTACAACGCCGTGCCGGTGGAGGCGTGCCGGGCGCTCGCCCAATTCATGATCGACTTCCAAAAATCTAACGGCTAA
- a CDS encoding histidine kinase N-terminal 7TM domain-containing protein translates to MESARWALVTLIGLSVLIIGILLLASWRRRRSPLGRTFFLFALLVAFYTFGYMCELASDTLPAIRFWLRIESVGIAFLPAAWVTLAVYHTRAQNARWAHIKAVLLMLSAITFVLSNTSEFHHLHYGPLRLNPDAPFPVVAFEPGPWYWVHTVYINLAVLYGNILYARAWRNAPPAKSKQAFVFFLGSLFPWGVYIAYLMKAVPWGIDPHPAAFLVPAVLYAWAAFGLGMLEIVPLARQEIFQMLSDSILVFDREGRLADFNLAAGRTFPFLTEQAKGKRGSGLFQEHVAMQHFLDGSADEQTMYIKVDGERINYQLQRIELYDGQGEDAGFIVVLRDVTRFSTIVEGLRLQASIDPLTKAWNRTRWKKVGRELVGHARRSNAPISLILIDLDDFKIVNDTHGHLSGDSVLADFARICRGNLRAEDIFGRYGGDEFVIILPGVDKAGAAALAERLRQAVEAMGSAYGDAMVPVTASFGVITPVSGEEFSLDDLIRKADMKMYEAKNAGGNRVYVHK, encoded by the coding sequence TTGGAATCGGCAAGGTGGGCGCTGGTTACCCTCATCGGCCTGAGCGTCCTTATCATAGGCATCCTGCTCCTCGCCTCCTGGCGGCGCAGGCGGAGCCCTCTCGGCCGGACGTTTTTCCTCTTCGCCCTTCTGGTCGCCTTCTACACCTTCGGCTATATGTGCGAACTCGCCAGCGATACCCTGCCGGCGATCAGATTCTGGCTGCGGATCGAATCCGTCGGCATCGCCTTCCTCCCGGCCGCCTGGGTAACCCTCGCCGTATACCACACCAGAGCGCAAAACGCTCGATGGGCCCACATAAAAGCCGTCCTGCTCATGCTGTCCGCCATCACCTTTGTCCTCAGCAACACCTCCGAATTTCACCATCTGCATTACGGTCCGTTGCGCCTCAACCCCGACGCCCCTTTTCCGGTGGTCGCCTTCGAGCCCGGGCCGTGGTACTGGGTCCACACCGTCTACATCAACCTGGCCGTCCTCTATGGCAACATCCTATACGCCCGCGCCTGGCGGAACGCCCCGCCCGCAAAAAGCAAACAAGCCTTCGTGTTTTTCCTCGGGTCCCTGTTTCCCTGGGGCGTCTACATCGCCTACCTTATGAAAGCCGTCCCCTGGGGGATCGACCCTCACCCGGCGGCCTTCCTCGTTCCCGCGGTTCTCTACGCATGGGCCGCCTTCGGCCTTGGCATGCTCGAAATAGTCCCCCTCGCCCGCCAGGAAATATTTCAGATGCTATCCGACAGCATCCTCGTCTTCGACCGTGAGGGACGTCTGGCCGACTTCAACCTTGCCGCCGGCCGGACCTTCCCCTTCCTGACCGAGCAGGCGAAAGGCAAGCGGGGCAGCGGCCTGTTCCAGGAGCACGTGGCGATGCAACACTTCCTCGACGGCTCAGCCGATGAGCAAACGATGTACATAAAAGTCGACGGCGAGAGGATCAACTACCAACTGCAGCGCATCGAACTATACGACGGCCAGGGAGAAGACGCCGGTTTCATTGTTGTCCTCCGCGACGTCACCCGTTTCTCGACCATCGTAGAAGGCCTGCGTCTCCAGGCTTCCATCGACCCGCTCACCAAAGCCTGGAACCGCACCCGATGGAAGAAAGTCGGCAGGGAATTGGTGGGCCACGCGCGCCGGAGCAATGCCCCCATTTCCCTTATACTCATCGACCTTGACGACTTCAAGATCGTCAACGACACCCACGGTCACCTGTCAGGCGACTCCGTGCTTGCCGATTTCGCCCGTATCTGCCGCGGCAACCTGCGCGCCGAAGACATATTCGGGCGTTACGGCGGGGACGAGTTCGTGATAATCCTGCCCGGCGTCGACAAAGCCGGGGCGGCGGCGCTGGCCGAGCGGCTCAGGCAGGCGGTCGAAGCCATGGGCTCCGCCTACGGGGACGCCATGGTGCCGGTCACCGCCAGTTTCGGGGTCATAACCCCCGTGAGCGGGGAGGAATTCAGCCTCGACGACCTTATCCGCAAAGCCGACATGAAGATGTACGAAGCCAAAAACGCCGGCGGCAACCGCGTCTACGTACACAAATAG
- a CDS encoding AzlD domain-containing protein, with the protein MRTDIVVIIIAMAVVTFLTRFGAQLAFRRTGIPAWLSRWLKHVPTGILTALIVPALVLPRGSLDLTWHNPYLLAGLVAAAVARRSGSAPLTMGVGMATILLLRFHT; encoded by the coding sequence ATGAGAACCGACATCGTCGTTATAATCATCGCCATGGCCGTCGTCACCTTCCTCACCCGCTTCGGCGCCCAGCTCGCCTTTCGCCGCACCGGCATACCCGCCTGGCTCTCCCGCTGGCTCAAACATGTACCCACCGGCATCCTCACCGCCCTCATCGTCCCCGCCCTCGTCCTCCCCCGCGGCAGCCTCGACCTAACCTGGCACAACCCCTACCTCCTCGCCGGCCTTGTCGCCGCCGCCGTCGCCCGGCGGTCGGGCAGCGCCCCGCTTACGATGGGAGTGGGGATGGCGACCATCCTCCTCCTCCGCTTCCACACGTGA
- a CDS encoding HD domain-containing protein, with product MIFNIYLTNLLKAFSLALELTDGGLSRHHWRTAMVADRIGGQIGLAQGPRQNLLYAALLHDIGAASRWDEKNSLYSHKPITDLYWHAEEGYRLLVDSPLFKALAKPIRHHHDRWDGSSPSGLAGKDLPLAARIINLADTFEVLINDGRYILDQREDILAAIVRHSGSQFDPDLVEALGEAAYKDSFWFDLATPHYFDHFFHSLQSHGQVRLNIDGLLGAAEIFATIVDRTSRFTATHSRTVAAVASFLAGVKGYSDTETKIMRVAGLLHDLGKLTVPNQILEKPGKLTPREFTVIKQHAYYTHRILTQVDGFELIAEWAAFHHETLDGTGYPFRIPPANLRLGCRIVAVADVYAALREDRPYRPSMPLSDVEKIMLDMAAARRLDADIVHTLFAAGDTVEEILPGTCPA from the coding sequence TTGATTTTCAATATCTACCTCACCAACCTTCTCAAAGCCTTCTCCCTCGCCCTCGAACTCACCGACGGCGGCCTTTCCCGCCACCACTGGCGCACCGCCATGGTTGCCGACCGCATCGGCGGCCAGATCGGCCTCGCCCAGGGGCCGCGCCAGAACCTTCTCTACGCCGCCCTTCTGCATGACATCGGGGCAGCCTCCAGATGGGACGAAAAAAACAGTCTTTATAGCCATAAACCCATCACCGACCTCTACTGGCACGCCGAAGAAGGCTACCGGCTGCTCGTCGACTCGCCCCTGTTCAAAGCTCTGGCCAAACCCATCCGCCATCACCACGACCGCTGGGACGGCTCCAGCCCCTCCGGCCTCGCCGGCAAGGACCTTCCCCTCGCCGCGCGCATCATCAACCTCGCCGACACCTTCGAAGTGCTCATCAACGATGGTCGCTACATCCTCGACCAGCGCGAGGACATCCTCGCCGCCATCGTCCGCCATAGCGGCAGCCAATTCGACCCCGACCTCGTCGAAGCCCTCGGCGAGGCTGCCTATAAAGACAGCTTCTGGTTCGACCTTGCCACCCCCCATTACTTCGACCACTTCTTCCATAGCCTCCAGAGCCACGGCCAGGTCCGGCTCAATATCGACGGCCTCCTCGGCGCCGCCGAAATCTTCGCCACCATCGTCGACCGCACCAGCCGTTTCACCGCCACGCACTCCCGTACGGTCGCCGCGGTCGCTTCCTTCCTCGCCGGCGTCAAAGGCTACTCCGACACCGAAACAAAAATCATGCGCGTCGCCGGCCTTCTCCACGACCTCGGCAAACTCACCGTCCCCAACCAAATCCTCGAAAAACCCGGCAAACTTACTCCCCGCGAATTCACCGTCATCAAACAGCACGCCTACTATACCCACCGCATCCTCACCCAGGTAGACGGCTTCGAGCTCATCGCCGAATGGGCCGCCTTCCACCACGAAACCCTCGACGGCACCGGCTACCCCTTCCGTATTCCGCCCGCCAACCTCCGGCTCGGCTGCCGCATCGTCGCCGTCGCCGACGTCTACGCCGCCCTGCGTGAAGACCGCCCCTACCGGCCCAGCATGCCGCTCAGCGATGTGGAAAAAATCATGCTCGACATGGCAGCCGCCCGGCGCCTCGACGCCGACATCGTCCACACCCTCTTCGCCGCCGGCGACACCGTCGAAGAAATCCTGCCCGGCACCTGCCCCGCCTGA